The genomic interval TATTTTTGGGGATGGTTATAAAGGACTAAAAGAAAAAGCACCTTTTGATAAGATTATTGTTACAGCTGGAGCGCCTTTTGTGCCAAAACCATTGTTAGCACAATTAAAAGTGGGAGGGAAGTTGTTGATTCCTGTGGGAGATAAAACTCAAATGATGACCTTGTTTATTAGAAAATCTCCAAAAGAATTTGAAAAACATGAATTGGGAGATTTTGCTTTTGTTCCCATGCTAGAAGAGAAGAATTAAACGTTTTTAAGTTTTGTTTTTTAAACAACTAACAACTAATTAAACTACTCATCACGATACCAATAAGCTGTTTTACCAAACAATGCAACACCAATATATCCACGTATTTTTAACTTATTCTTATTAGTTAGTTTAATATAACATTTGTAGACTTTCCCATTTCTAGGATCTAATATTTCTCCGCCAGACCATTCTTTACCGTCTTTTTTTAAACCAGTTAAAATGTTTAGTCCAAGTATTTTTTTGTTTTTGTTTTCTCCTTCACAAAGATTACAAACAGCCTCTTGTCTTTCAGGATCATAAATCTTTACAATTTTAGCAAATGCTTTTCCGTCTTTTTCGTAAACTTCAATAACAGAATCTACTTTACCTGTTTTATCATCTTTAGAATTCCATTTTCCAAAAATTGTTTGTGCATTTAAGTTTATTGCTAGACATAGTAATAAAAGTGTACTGATTTGTTTTATCATGATAAATGTTTTTTTTAATGAATATCAATTAGTGTTCCAAACTGATTAATCATATTTTGCATCAAAGTTTTCATCCCATTTTCCTTGCACTCGCATTATCTGCTCAATAACATCTCGTACACAGCCTTCACCACCTTTTTTATCTGAAATATATTTAGAAATAGATTGAATTTCTTGTGCTGCATCGTTGGGACAACAAGGCATTCCTACTAATTTCATTACTGGAAAATCTGGAATGTCATCACCCATATATAATACTTCTTTAGCTTCTAAATTATATTTTTCAAGGAGTTCTTGATATTGTTTTATTTTATTATGCGCTCCTAAATAAATATCTTTTATACCTAAATTAGCTAAGCGAGTTCTTACACCTTCATTGGTGCCACCTGAAATAATACAGACTTTATACCCTTTATCCACAGCTGTTTTTAAGGCATAGCCATCTTTAATATTCATTTGTCTTACCAATTCGCCATCTGGCATAATAGTAACAATTCCGTTTGTTAACACGCCATCTACATCAAAAATTAATGTAGATATTTCTGGTAAGAATTGTTTATAGCTTTTCTCCATGTTGGATTGAATTTGTTAAAAGTGTATAGATCTCTTGTTGTTCTTTATTCAACAAATCTAAATGATTTTTTATTGTTTTTTTGTCGTTTCTGATTGCTGGACCTGTTTGCGCTTTTTTGGGAGATATTTGCTCTACTTTATTAGCTGTTTCTTTTATTAGTGGTAGAAGAATTTCAAAAGGCACATTTTGGTCTTTACAAATATCATTAGCAGTTTTATACAAATGATTCGTAAAATTATTTACAAAAACAGCAGCTACATGTAAAGCTTTTCTTTGCTTTGTGTTTATTGAAAATATTTTTGTTCCTATTGTTTTTGCTGCTTTTTCTAATAATTTTAAGTCTTTTTCATTTTCAGTTTCTAAACAAAAAGGAATTTCATTAAAGTCAACTTTTTTTCCTTTCGTAAACGTTTGTAAAGGGTAGAAAACTCCTTTTCGAGTATTGTTTTTCAATGATTTTATGGAAGCACTTCCAGATGTATGTACAACAAATGAATTAGTAACTTTTGATGATACTTCTTCAATAGCATCGTCCGAAACTGCAATAATTGTAATATCTGCTGTTGGAATATCTTTTAGTTTTCTGGAGTTTATGCTAGAAACATTCACCTTATCCGCTTTTTTAAAAGCATTTGTTAAATGCGTAGCCACATTTCCTTTACCAATAATAACAACAGATATCATAAAACGAAGATATTCTTTTTTAAGTAAAAAGAAAAAAGGTTTTAGTAAATTAGCAGATATATTTTATTTATATGAAATTAGACATATTAG from Lutibacter sp. Hel_I_33_5 carries:
- a CDS encoding DUF2147 domain-containing protein, with translation MIKQISTLLLLCLAINLNAQTIFGKWNSKDDKTGKVDSVIEVYEKDGKAFAKIVKIYDPERQEAVCNLCEGENKNKKILGLNILTGLKKDGKEWSGGEILDPRNGKVYKCYIKLTNKNKLKIRGYIGVALFGKTAYWYRDE
- a CDS encoding Rossmann-like and DUF2520 domain-containing protein, with the protein product MISVVIIGKGNVATHLTNAFKKADKVNVSSINSRKLKDIPTADITIIAVSDDAIEEVSSKVTNSFVVHTSGSASIKSLKNNTRKGVFYPLQTFTKGKKVDFNEIPFCLETENEKDLKLLEKAAKTIGTKIFSINTKQRKALHVAAVFVNNFTNHLYKTANDICKDQNVPFEILLPLIKETANKVEQISPKKAQTGPAIRNDKKTIKNHLDLLNKEQQEIYTLLTNSIQHGEKL
- a CDS encoding HAD family hydrolase produces the protein MEKSYKQFLPEISTLIFDVDGVLTNGIVTIMPDGELVRQMNIKDGYALKTAVDKGYKVCIISGGTNEGVRTRLANLGIKDIYLGAHNKIKQYQELLEKYNLEAKEVLYMGDDIPDFPVMKLVGMPCCPNDAAQEIQSISKYISDKKGGEGCVRDVIEQIMRVQGKWDENFDAKYD